One part of the Lotus japonicus ecotype B-129 chromosome 2, LjGifu_v1.2 genome encodes these proteins:
- the LOC130737688 gene encoding probable peroxygenase 4 has product MASSSSTTKEGNNQEGIVGEKPIPYDQNVLQKHVAFFDRNHDGIIYPWETFQGFRAIGCGMPLSIGGAIFINVGLSQKTRPGKFPSILAPIEVKNIQKAKHGSDSGVYDSEGRFVPSKFEEIFSKHAKRYPNALTSDELMELLRANRDPKDYGGWLASYTEWKILYVLGKDKDGLLQKETVRGVYDGSLFEQMEKEHKQKKQN; this is encoded by the exons ATGGCTTCCTCGTCTTCTACTACAAAAGAGGGAAATAATCAAGAGG GAATAGTTGGTGAGAAACCAATACCATATGATCAAAACGTTCTGCAAAAGCACGTTGCATTCTTTGACAGGAACCATGACGGCATCATCTACCCATGGGAAACTTTCCAAG GATTTCGTGCAATAGGTTGTGGAATGCCGTTGTCGATTGGTGGTGCTATTTTCATTAATGTTGGTCTCAGCCAAAAAACTCGTCCG GGCAAGTTTCCTTCTATATTGGCGCCAATAGAAGTTAAAAACATCCAAAAAGCTAAACATGGAAGTGACTCTGGGGTCTATGATAGCGAAGGAAG GTTTGTTCCTTCAAAATTTGAAGAAATTTTCAGCAAGCATGCCAAAAGATACCCAAATGCGTTAACATCCGATGAATTGATGGAGTTGCTGAGGGCAAATAGAGATCCTAAGGATTACGGAGGATG GCTTGCTAGCTACACAGAGTGGAAAATCTTATATGTTCTTGGAAAAGACAAGGATGGTTTGCTGCAAAAAGAAACTGTTCGAGGTGTTTATGATGGAAGCCTGTTTGAACAAATGGAAAAGGAAcacaaacaaaagaaacaaaattaa